Below is a genomic region from Methanosphaera sp. ISO3-F5.
ACCTTTCCTGCACTGTTTATAGATATATAATCGTTGTAATTGTCTTCTGTTATTGTAGTTACATTATTATTAGCATTACCCTTAACCGTGATATTCTTCTTTTTAATACCTTTTGTGTTTATACATTCTTCTTTTTCCTTATTAATGTCTTTATCATTTTTTTCAATCAATACATTATTATCATAGGAATATGTGTCCTCTATTGTATGTTGAGTATCCTGTCGGGTAATGTTAGTATCATCGGCAGCTGCACATACAGACAATGAGAATAATAGTATTGCAAGAAATATGATGAAATATTTAATTTTATTCATATTACCGTTCCACCTGGTCTTTATACATATTATAACTTACCAACCATAAAAAAAAAATGATAATAAAAAAAAATTCCTTATTAAAAAAAATGGGAAAATAATAACATCTAAAAAAAAAATATGATATAATTACCTATTTTATAATAAAATTTTTTGAATTTAATTTAGTTATCATTAAATCATCATATGGTTAATAAATTAATATTTTAACTAAATTTATTAGAGAAAAATAATTATATCACTCCAAATTTAATTTTTATTGAATATTTGTTTATAAAAAGAGTTGTCATTATTTCTATTTTCTTATAGATTAAAAAAATACTAATTAGATTATATATCTTAGTTTGATATTATACTAATTAATATATCTCTTTTTACAATAAACATATATTTGAAAATTATCATATATACAAATATTGATTTTAAAACAAGCATTTTTAAATAAATTTGAAAAAAATAAAAGAATGTTATAATTTAGAATCAATTAAAAATTTTAATAATGATTTATATGCAGATAAACATGAAAAAAATCATTTTATTCACTGCTTTACTGATTACATTACTATCAGTAGCCAGTGCAGCAGACATCCATGATACAACAGTATCACAGGATGTAACAGCCAGCACAGTATCACATGATACACAACAAACTGATACAAATGTACTCACAAAAAGCAACACACAAAATGATAATATAAAAAAAGTTCAAAACGTAACAAAAGTTAAGAAAGAAACAAAGAACGAAGAAAATACCAGAGGCACAATACATAACATAAACAATACTAACTTTGACGAATATGTAACAGATTCTGGTTTAACCTCACTAGTAAATGGAAATGATACTCTAAACTTTACAAGTAATGTAACACGTACTTTACACAATTATACAATAAACAAACCAATAAATATTACAGGAAATGGATTTACTCTAGATTTAAATACAATATATGGTTATAATCTTCCATCTCTACAGCAAACAAACATTGAATTTAACATTGGCGCAAATAATTCAAATATTACAAATCTAAAATTCCATAACACACAAGTATTCACGACAAGTGCATCAAACATTACATTCGACAACATTAATGTAACAGTAGATCAAGGTGTTGGAATGTATACAGGATATTTTGCATTACGCAATGGGGTAATAAATGTAACAGTTAAAAACAGTTACTTCCATGCAGTAAACAATACAGGATGTAGTGCAATAGCAATTACTATGGGTGAAAATTGTACCATAGACCACAACATTATAATCGGAGAAGGAATAGTTGGAAACCTCATATACTTAAACACATTTAATGTGGGACCTGTTACAAATAATATAACTCAAAACAAAAACAATGTCATAAGCAGTAATACATTAACTGGACCAGAAACAGCTGATTCAAGATGTTTTGCTATTACAGTTGGAGGACCACACAACCATATAATAAACAACACTATTAACTATAATGGAAAAGGAATAACTGGAAACTGGGCAGGAACCTATGATCCAGCAACCAACACAACCAATGACTACTACAACGACACATATCTTGGAAACGGCTACATAAACAACACATTAAACAATGGTGCAGAATTCAGTGGAGCACAAGGTAGTTTAGTGGCAGGAAACAACTTCACAGGAAAAGTAACTATAGCAAAAGAATCAAAAGTAAAAGACAACAGATTCTACAATACAACAACAATAAACCAAAACTCCAACATAACAGACAACCAATTCAACGCTACAGCAACAATAAAAAAATACATAAATGTAAAAAACAGCATATTTAACAGCACTGCAACAATAGGCGAATACTCAAACGTGACAAACAACACATTCAAATCAACAGTAACATTAAACAATAACATAAACTTCAAAAATAACAACGCAGAAAACTCAACAGTATATGTAATTGGTGCAAATTGTGATTTATGTGGAAATAGGATTAATACATTAGTAATTTCTGCATACCCAGCTTATGTTTGTAGAGATAATATTTTTACTAATTATCCAACAGATCCAAATATTTCATGGTACATTCATGGTTCAAGAAATAGTAATTTAAATAAAAACTATCTACGTTCAGTAAAAACCTCAAGTGTAACAGAGGGAATAGAGTATGAAGAAGTTGATATTGATGATGAAGAAACTTTTTTAAAATACTTCCGTTTCCAAGAACAAGGTGAGGCATGGTTACCTCTTGGTACATACATTACTGGAAATACAAGATTTAAATTAGGTTATTTCCCAGAAAAAGGTAAATTATTTTATTTAATGCTTCCAGTTTATGGTCAATATATGGACAGTCACTTTTCAATAGTTGGGAAGAATAATCTTACATTAAATAACGTTGGTCTTTATGTTGTTGGAACACATTGTTCCATATCCAATTTAACTTTAGTTTATAACTTAGAAGATGAAACTGACAATACACAACCAGTTTCTTGCCAAGATTTTGGTATGTCTGGTTGTTATATTGAGTTTGATAATTTAAATATTACATTAAACTGTGAATATGGAACAATTAACACAGTCTTTGGAACAACTAAATCAAATAATTTGGGTAATATAATTATTCAAAATTCAATAATTAATGTTAAATGTCCAGCTAGCTCATTTGCAGTAATAAGTAACAATGCAGAGAATACTAAAATATTAAACAATATAATTAATATTGAAGAAAAGTATAATGTTGGTGATAATCCTTATATTATAGGAATATATGGGGATGTAAATTCTACTTTAAACCACAATTCCAATAATGTAACTTGTATTAATAATATAATTAATATGAATGGTGAATCCACACTCATAGCAATAAAAATAGGGGGTAACACCAATACAATTACAAACAACAACATAACAGTAACCACAACTGGAACAGCAACCGGAGTAGAACTCACAGGAAACGACAACACAGTAACAGACAACTACATAATAGCAAACGACAAAAAAGGAGACGATGCAGTAACTGACAATGGTGAAAACAACATTGTAGAAAACAACAGTCCATACAGTACATCACTTAAAGTAATTGCACCAGCAACTGCAAACATCAATGAAGCAACACCAATAACAATCCTACTCAAAGACAACACAGGCAAACTAATACCTGAACAAGAAGTAAAACTATCAGTAGGAGAAAACCAGACAGAAACAGTAACCACAGA
It encodes:
- a CDS encoding Ig-like domain-containing protein, coding for MKKIILFTALLITLLSVASAADIHDTTVSQDVTASTVSHDTQQTDTNVLTKSNTQNDNIKKVQNVTKVKKETKNEENTRGTIHNINNTNFDEYVTDSGLTSLVNGNDTLNFTSNVTRTLHNYTINKPINITGNGFTLDLNTIYGYNLPSLQQTNIEFNIGANNSNITNLKFHNTQVFTTSASNITFDNINVTVDQGVGMYTGYFALRNGVINVTVKNSYFHAVNNTGCSAIAITMGENCTIDHNIIIGEGIVGNLIYLNTFNVGPVTNNITQNKNNVISSNTLTGPETADSRCFAITVGGPHNHIINNTINYNGKGITGNWAGTYDPATNTTNDYYNDTYLGNGYINNTLNNGAEFSGAQGSLVAGNNFTGKVTIAKESKVKDNRFYNTTTINQNSNITDNQFNATATIKKYINVKNSIFNSTATIGEYSNVTNNTFKSTVTLNNNINFKNNNAENSTVYVIGANCDLCGNRINTLVISAYPAYVCRDNIFTNYPTDPNISWYIHGSRNSNLNKNYLRSVKTSSVTEGIEYEEVDIDDEETFLKYFRFQEQGEAWLPLGTYITGNTRFKLGYFPEKGKLFYLMLPVYGQYMDSHFSIVGKNNLTLNNVGLYVVGTHCSISNLTLVYNLEDETDNTQPVSCQDFGMSGCYIEFDNLNITLNCEYGTINTVFGTTKSNNLGNIIIQNSIINVKCPASSFAVISNNAENTKILNNIINIEEKYNVGDNPYIIGIYGDVNSTLNHNSNNVTCINNIINMNGESTLIAIKIGGNTNTITNNNITVTTTGTATGVELTGNDNTVTDNYIIANDKKGDDAVTDNGENNIVENNSPYSTSLKVIAPATANINEATPITILLKDNTGKLIPEQEVKLSVGENQTETVTTDEDGIAVYNLTSTTSGELNLTITYEAQGLYTGSNTTVTINVNEDKDAIIEELNNTIKGNEETIEALNGTVNNQSTLIKELNSTVDSLNDTVQTQNNTINEQNSTINRLNDTVNAQESNIKDLSDKLNTTAKDLEAANKKVDDLSKANTDLNNKLNNTAKDLEAANDKIDDLSKANKDLAGNLSKANNDINNLTQANKELNNNLVVANKKVDDLSKANTDLNNKLNNTAKDLEAANDKIDDLSKANKDLAGNLSKANNDINNLTQANKELNNNLVVANKKVDDLAKANDDLAKQLNDTNKKVDEIVKSVDNLITQLNNTQDKVNNLTKEVADKDKTIKELTTKKATKITVDKVNTTTIGSSVVITGKLTDTTGTAINNMPVSIKINSASTKVVTNANGVYKYTTTARNTGTNNVTVSAIANDKYTTSSVKTTFKVNKANPTLKLNSISAVKFKDKVTVTGSLMDNTNKAISSASITLKINTKSVTVKTAKDGSFTYTTTAASMGTNNVTATYNGNTKYNKATSKTTFKVAKQNLILTVDRVASGLKYKDPLVVGGRLVDGNNKAVGNTMVSLKFNGKTYKAKTDKNGYYKVTTRATTMGKNTLTATYVGNTKYNKATAKTSFTVAKQDIIITFDKVSYANGKVTISGTFTDRNRHALMNSLARITLNGKQGTAKTNNKGTFTYTTKAKQGTYKVTLAYPGNDRYNAYSKTSTVKTA